The Pseudoliparis swirei isolate HS2019 ecotype Mariana Trench chromosome 16, NWPU_hadal_v1, whole genome shotgun sequence genome includes a window with the following:
- the LOC130206306 gene encoding laminin subunit alpha-1-like isoform X2, with protein sequence MGWRKSRVELLPSLQGCVGEVSLNERNVGLWSYESREGQCGGCFSSPQAEETSFHFDGSGFSLVQKSLRATSTSIVLLFKTLSPGGLLLYLASNNTRDFLSMELVEGRVRLTFDLGSGALILTSKRKYNTGVWYKITLQRSKRKGYLSIMAADQSSNKEVLEAESPGTASDLNRSDLDPIYIGGLPASRPIRRQVVSRSYVGCMRNVEIARSNFDLLRDAFGVRKGCVLEAVRSVSVFGGFVQIAPPSLGQEAELLFSFSTNNQSGVLLAVFSGERAHRQHFLSVHLVSGAVEAELGEMGGATRRVAVVKPDGGSFSDGTKRSVIVTIHRKSLSVQVDEKHLKSVSLSPGGLSRLSPASFFIGGLPQGEESRLPIKLQALSRSFRGCIQHLVVGGELVDLSGAVRYEGAELDSCQLEEKLGGAVLPDDQDVEPTPDSAHLPVTPPTHLSALKPGALTCMSEAEPTFLPAAVQFGSSKHSHMTFIISPNTVKRSVSVRLSVRSRARDGLLLLVSESKQTDYVVLKLRAGRLMMSVDLGRGPASITSKGPINDGEWHTVSGEVRRRAVSVSVDGSGPVSVSLRGNQLDVGRRLYLGGLPHTHSSRRINASSSFPGCVRSVRLNGAMLDLTAPASSHEVTSCFTNDQTGSYFNGSGYATMSGVPGEQRRRPGVGALLRPPAV encoded by the exons agccgtgtggagctcctcccctccctccaggGCTGTGTGGGTGAAGTGTCGCTCAACGAGAGGAACGTCGGCCTGTGGAGCTACGAGAGCAGAGAGGGGCAGTGTGGAGGCTGCTTCAGCAG tccCCAGGCAGAGGAGACCTCCTTCCACTTTGATGGATCTGGATTCTCATTGGTCCAGAAGTCTCTGCGAGCGACGTCCACCTCCATCGTCCTCCTGTTCAAAACGCTGTCGCCGGGCGGATTACTGCTCTACCTGGCCTCCAACAACAct AGGGACTTCCTGTCCATGGAGCTGGTGGAGGGGCGTGTccggctgacctttgacctcggctCAGGCGCTCTGATCCTGACCTCCAAGAGGAAATACAACACCGGAGTCTGGTACAAGATCACCCTGCAGAGGAGCAAGAGAAAAG GTTACCTGTCCATCATGGCAGCCGACCAATCATCAAACAAGGAGGTGTTGGAGGCGGAGTCTCCTGGAACGGCCTCCGACCTGAACCGCTCCGACCTGGACCCCATCTACATTGGAGGACTTCCTGCCTCTCGACCAATCAG GCGACAGGTGGTCTCCAGGTCCTACGTGGGCTGCATGAGGAACGTGGAGATCGCTCGGTCCAACTTCGACCTGCTGAGGGACGCCTTCGGGGTCCGGAAGGGCTGCGTCCTCGAG GCCGTGCGCAGCGTGTCGGTGTTCGGAGGCTTCGTTCAGATTGCTCCTCCATCACTGggtcaggaggcggagcttctcttctccttctccaccaACAACCAATCAGGAGTCCTGCTGGCTGTCTTCAGTGGCGAGCgagcacacagacag cACTTCCTGTCGGTccacctggtctcaggtgcggtggaggcggagcttggcGAGATGGGCGGGGCTACTCGGAGAGTGGCGGTGGTGAAGCCAGACGGAGGATCCTTCAGTGACGGAACCAAACGCTCCGTGATCGTCACCATCCACAGGAA GTCTTTGTCCGTGCAGGTGGACGAGAAACACCTGAAGTCCGTCTCCCTGTCGCCGGGCGGATTGTCTCGTTTGTCTCCGGCCTCTTTCTTCATTGGCGGGCTGCCACAAGGGGAGGAGTCTCGTCTGCCAATCAAATTACAGGCTTTGTCCAGGAGCTTCAGAGGCTGCATTCAACACCTGGTGGTGGGCGGAGA GTTAGTCGACCTATCAGGCGCCGTGAGgtatgagggggcggagcttgacAGCTGCCAATTGGAAGAGAAGTTGGGGGGGGCGGTGCTGCCTGATGACCAGGATGTAGAACCCACTCCTGACTCCGCCCACCTGCCggtcaccccccccacacacctgagCGCCTTGAAGCCTGGAGCCCTGACG TGCATGTCGGAGGCGGAGCCAACCTTCCTCCCGGCAGCGGTTCAGTTCGGTTCGTCCAaacacagtcacatgaccttcatCATCAGCCCCAACACCGTCAAGAGAAG TGTGTCCGTGAGGTTGTCGGTTCGAAGCCGAGCTCGGGACGGgctgctcctcctcgtctccgagTCCAAGCAGACGGACTACGTCGTCCTCAAACTGAGAGCCGGGAGGCTGATGATGTCAGTCGACCTGGGCAGAGGCCccgcctccatcacctccaagGGCCCCATCAACGACGGAGAGTGGCACACC GTGAGCGGTGAGGTGAGGCGGCGGGCGGTGTCGGTGTCGGTGGACGGGTCCGGCCCGGTGTCCGTGTCCCTCAGGGGGAACCAGCTGGACGTGGGCCGGCGCCTGTACCTGGGCggcctgccacacacacacagcagcaggagGATCAAC gcCAGCAGCAGCTTCCCCGGCTGCGTCCGCTCCGTCAGACTGAACGGCGCCATGTTGGATCTGACCGCGCCGGCCTCCAGCCacgaggtcacttcctgtttcaccaACGACCAGACAGGAAGTTACTTCAACGGCAGCGGATACGCCACCATGA GTGGTGTTCCAGGTGAACAACGGCGCCGGCCGGGTGTGGGTGCGCTCCTCCGGCCTCCTGCTGTGTGA
- the LOC130206306 gene encoding laminin subunit alpha-1-like isoform X1: MGWRKSRVELLPSLQGCVGEVSLNERNVGLWSYESREGQCGGCFSSPQAEETSFHFDGSGFSLVQKSLRATSTSIVLLFKTLSPGGLLLYLASNNTRDFLSMELVEGRVRLTFDLGSGALILTSKRKYNTGVWYKITLQRSKRKGYLSIMAADQSSNKEVLEAESPGTASDLNRSDLDPIYIGGLPASRPIRRQVVSRSYVGCMRNVEIARSNFDLLRDAFGVRKGCVLEAVRSVSVFGGFVQIAPPSLGQEAELLFSFSTNNQSGVLLAVFSGERAHRQHFLSVHLVSGAVEAELGEMGGATRRVAVVKPDGGSFSDGTKRSVIVTIHRKSLSVQVDEKHLKSVSLSPGGLSRLSPASFFIGGLPQGEESRLPIKLQALSRSFRGCIQHLVVGGELVDLSGAVRYEGAELDSCQLEEKLGGAVLPDDQDVEPTPDSAHLPVTPPTHLSALKPGALTCMSEAEPTFLPAAVQFGSSKHSHMTFIISPNTVKRSVSVRLSVRSRARDGLLLLVSESKQTDYVVLKLRAGRLMMSVDLGRGPASITSKGPINDGEWHTVSGEVRRRAVSVSVDGSGPVSVSLRGNQLDVGRRLYLGGLPHTHSSRRINASSSFPGCVRSVRLNGAMLDLTAPASSHEVTSCFTNDQTGSYFNGSGYATMTFNKRLDQRGARWNVLEVVVFRA, from the exons agccgtgtggagctcctcccctccctccaggGCTGTGTGGGTGAAGTGTCGCTCAACGAGAGGAACGTCGGCCTGTGGAGCTACGAGAGCAGAGAGGGGCAGTGTGGAGGCTGCTTCAGCAG tccCCAGGCAGAGGAGACCTCCTTCCACTTTGATGGATCTGGATTCTCATTGGTCCAGAAGTCTCTGCGAGCGACGTCCACCTCCATCGTCCTCCTGTTCAAAACGCTGTCGCCGGGCGGATTACTGCTCTACCTGGCCTCCAACAACAct AGGGACTTCCTGTCCATGGAGCTGGTGGAGGGGCGTGTccggctgacctttgacctcggctCAGGCGCTCTGATCCTGACCTCCAAGAGGAAATACAACACCGGAGTCTGGTACAAGATCACCCTGCAGAGGAGCAAGAGAAAAG GTTACCTGTCCATCATGGCAGCCGACCAATCATCAAACAAGGAGGTGTTGGAGGCGGAGTCTCCTGGAACGGCCTCCGACCTGAACCGCTCCGACCTGGACCCCATCTACATTGGAGGACTTCCTGCCTCTCGACCAATCAG GCGACAGGTGGTCTCCAGGTCCTACGTGGGCTGCATGAGGAACGTGGAGATCGCTCGGTCCAACTTCGACCTGCTGAGGGACGCCTTCGGGGTCCGGAAGGGCTGCGTCCTCGAG GCCGTGCGCAGCGTGTCGGTGTTCGGAGGCTTCGTTCAGATTGCTCCTCCATCACTGggtcaggaggcggagcttctcttctccttctccaccaACAACCAATCAGGAGTCCTGCTGGCTGTCTTCAGTGGCGAGCgagcacacagacag cACTTCCTGTCGGTccacctggtctcaggtgcggtggaggcggagcttggcGAGATGGGCGGGGCTACTCGGAGAGTGGCGGTGGTGAAGCCAGACGGAGGATCCTTCAGTGACGGAACCAAACGCTCCGTGATCGTCACCATCCACAGGAA GTCTTTGTCCGTGCAGGTGGACGAGAAACACCTGAAGTCCGTCTCCCTGTCGCCGGGCGGATTGTCTCGTTTGTCTCCGGCCTCTTTCTTCATTGGCGGGCTGCCACAAGGGGAGGAGTCTCGTCTGCCAATCAAATTACAGGCTTTGTCCAGGAGCTTCAGAGGCTGCATTCAACACCTGGTGGTGGGCGGAGA GTTAGTCGACCTATCAGGCGCCGTGAGgtatgagggggcggagcttgacAGCTGCCAATTGGAAGAGAAGTTGGGGGGGGCGGTGCTGCCTGATGACCAGGATGTAGAACCCACTCCTGACTCCGCCCACCTGCCggtcaccccccccacacacctgagCGCCTTGAAGCCTGGAGCCCTGACG TGCATGTCGGAGGCGGAGCCAACCTTCCTCCCGGCAGCGGTTCAGTTCGGTTCGTCCAaacacagtcacatgaccttcatCATCAGCCCCAACACCGTCAAGAGAAG TGTGTCCGTGAGGTTGTCGGTTCGAAGCCGAGCTCGGGACGGgctgctcctcctcgtctccgagTCCAAGCAGACGGACTACGTCGTCCTCAAACTGAGAGCCGGGAGGCTGATGATGTCAGTCGACCTGGGCAGAGGCCccgcctccatcacctccaagGGCCCCATCAACGACGGAGAGTGGCACACC GTGAGCGGTGAGGTGAGGCGGCGGGCGGTGTCGGTGTCGGTGGACGGGTCCGGCCCGGTGTCCGTGTCCCTCAGGGGGAACCAGCTGGACGTGGGCCGGCGCCTGTACCTGGGCggcctgccacacacacacagcagcaggagGATCAAC gcCAGCAGCAGCTTCCCCGGCTGCGTCCGCTCCGTCAGACTGAACGGCGCCATGTTGGATCTGACCGCGCCGGCCTCCAGCCacgaggtcacttcctgtttcaccaACGACCAGACAGGAAGTTACTTCAACGGCAGCGGATACGCCACCATGA ctttcaataaaaggctggaccaaaggggtgctcgatggaatgtcttggaggtcgtcgtgttcagagcatag
- the LOC130206306 gene encoding laminin subunit alpha-1-like isoform X3 — protein MGWRKSRVELLPSLQGCVGEVSLNERNVGLWSYESREGQCGGCFSSPQAEETSFHFDGSGFSLVQKSLRATSTSIVLLFKTLSPGGLLLYLASNNTRDFLSMELVEGRVRLTFDLGSGALILTSKRKYNTGVWYKITLQRSKRKGYLSIMAADQSSNKEVLEAESPGTASDLNRSDLDPIYIGGLPASRPIRRQVVSRSYVGCMRNVEIARSNFDLLRDAFGVRKGCVLEAVRSVSVFGGFVQIAPPSLGQEAELLFSFSTNNQSGVLLAVFSGERAHRQHFLSVHLVSGAVEAELGEMGGATRRVAVVKPDGGSFSDGTKRSVIVTIHRKSLSVQVDEKHLKSVSLSPGGLSRLSPASFFIGGLPQGEESRLPIKLQALSRSFRGCIQHLVVGGELVDLSGAVRYEGAELDSCQLEEKLGGAVLPDDQDVEPTPDSAHLPVTPPTHLSALKPGALTCMSEAEPTFLPAAVQFGSSKHSHMTFIISPNTVKRSVSVRLSVRSRARDGLLLLVSESKQTDYVVLKLRAGRLMMSVDLGRGPASITSKGPINDGEWHTVSGEVRRRAVSVSVDGSGPVSVSLRGNQLDVGRRLYLGGLPHTHSSRRINASSSFPGCVRSVRLNGAMLDLTAPASSHEVTSCFTNDQTGSYFNGSGYATMKI, from the exons agccgtgtggagctcctcccctccctccaggGCTGTGTGGGTGAAGTGTCGCTCAACGAGAGGAACGTCGGCCTGTGGAGCTACGAGAGCAGAGAGGGGCAGTGTGGAGGCTGCTTCAGCAG tccCCAGGCAGAGGAGACCTCCTTCCACTTTGATGGATCTGGATTCTCATTGGTCCAGAAGTCTCTGCGAGCGACGTCCACCTCCATCGTCCTCCTGTTCAAAACGCTGTCGCCGGGCGGATTACTGCTCTACCTGGCCTCCAACAACAct AGGGACTTCCTGTCCATGGAGCTGGTGGAGGGGCGTGTccggctgacctttgacctcggctCAGGCGCTCTGATCCTGACCTCCAAGAGGAAATACAACACCGGAGTCTGGTACAAGATCACCCTGCAGAGGAGCAAGAGAAAAG GTTACCTGTCCATCATGGCAGCCGACCAATCATCAAACAAGGAGGTGTTGGAGGCGGAGTCTCCTGGAACGGCCTCCGACCTGAACCGCTCCGACCTGGACCCCATCTACATTGGAGGACTTCCTGCCTCTCGACCAATCAG GCGACAGGTGGTCTCCAGGTCCTACGTGGGCTGCATGAGGAACGTGGAGATCGCTCGGTCCAACTTCGACCTGCTGAGGGACGCCTTCGGGGTCCGGAAGGGCTGCGTCCTCGAG GCCGTGCGCAGCGTGTCGGTGTTCGGAGGCTTCGTTCAGATTGCTCCTCCATCACTGggtcaggaggcggagcttctcttctccttctccaccaACAACCAATCAGGAGTCCTGCTGGCTGTCTTCAGTGGCGAGCgagcacacagacag cACTTCCTGTCGGTccacctggtctcaggtgcggtggaggcggagcttggcGAGATGGGCGGGGCTACTCGGAGAGTGGCGGTGGTGAAGCCAGACGGAGGATCCTTCAGTGACGGAACCAAACGCTCCGTGATCGTCACCATCCACAGGAA GTCTTTGTCCGTGCAGGTGGACGAGAAACACCTGAAGTCCGTCTCCCTGTCGCCGGGCGGATTGTCTCGTTTGTCTCCGGCCTCTTTCTTCATTGGCGGGCTGCCACAAGGGGAGGAGTCTCGTCTGCCAATCAAATTACAGGCTTTGTCCAGGAGCTTCAGAGGCTGCATTCAACACCTGGTGGTGGGCGGAGA GTTAGTCGACCTATCAGGCGCCGTGAGgtatgagggggcggagcttgacAGCTGCCAATTGGAAGAGAAGTTGGGGGGGGCGGTGCTGCCTGATGACCAGGATGTAGAACCCACTCCTGACTCCGCCCACCTGCCggtcaccccccccacacacctgagCGCCTTGAAGCCTGGAGCCCTGACG TGCATGTCGGAGGCGGAGCCAACCTTCCTCCCGGCAGCGGTTCAGTTCGGTTCGTCCAaacacagtcacatgaccttcatCATCAGCCCCAACACCGTCAAGAGAAG TGTGTCCGTGAGGTTGTCGGTTCGAAGCCGAGCTCGGGACGGgctgctcctcctcgtctccgagTCCAAGCAGACGGACTACGTCGTCCTCAAACTGAGAGCCGGGAGGCTGATGATGTCAGTCGACCTGGGCAGAGGCCccgcctccatcacctccaagGGCCCCATCAACGACGGAGAGTGGCACACC GTGAGCGGTGAGGTGAGGCGGCGGGCGGTGTCGGTGTCGGTGGACGGGTCCGGCCCGGTGTCCGTGTCCCTCAGGGGGAACCAGCTGGACGTGGGCCGGCGCCTGTACCTGGGCggcctgccacacacacacagcagcaggagGATCAAC gcCAGCAGCAGCTTCCCCGGCTGCGTCCGCTCCGTCAGACTGAACGGCGCCATGTTGGATCTGACCGCGCCGGCCTCCAGCCacgaggtcacttcctgtttcaccaACGACCAGACAGGAAGTTACTTCAACGGCAGCGGATACGCCACCATGA agatataa